One region of Salvelinus namaycush isolate Seneca chromosome 3, SaNama_1.0, whole genome shotgun sequence genomic DNA includes:
- the LOC120043875 gene encoding delta-like protein B — MASLPLRCVFALAVVQVVSSSGVFELKVHSFNTAQRICRRHRDCHIFFRICLKHSEDVIHAEPPCTFGTGHTNVIRADQTSISSSAPIRIPFHFKWPGTFSLIIEAWNAEIPTEYTDNQNNLVSRLATRRRLAIGEDWSQDVHFGEQSELRYSYHAFCDEYYFGDSCAEYCRPRDDTLGHYTCDVEGNKQCLEGWKGNYCSDPICSADCSARHGYCEAPGDCKCRMGWQGPSCNECVRYPGCLHGTCVQPWQCDCKEGWGGLFCDQDLNYCTNHRPCANGATCTNTGQGSYTCICRPGYGGTNCELETNECDSNPCKNGGSCNDLENDYSCTCPQGFYGKNCEIIAMTCADGPCFNGGTCLEMLTGGYTCRCPPTYTGSNCEKKLDRCSNSPCLNGGECLDLGQSVLCRCHSGFTGANCQFNIDDCASAPCQNAGTCQDGVDDYTCSCTLGYAGKNCSLRSDACGRGASAQPCQNGGTCFTHFTGPVCQCPPGFMGPSCEFTLQPSFHPAPRLTNKPSSTALTASCVLALLALGLATGIVMLRRRRLSGRKQLNDTAVFNDLKTGINRFPSEREAFMAASGLFKISNSDPRLSMASLASLRPTDDRTGRGLGGERHSFSPGQDYLWRGDSGAGRR, encoded by the exons ATGGCCTCGCTACCTCTTAGATGTGTCTTTGCTTTGGCTGTAGTGCAAGTG GTATCATCTTCTGGTGTGTTCGAGTTGAAAGTCCATTCGTTCAACACTGCTCAGCGCATATGCAGAAGGCATAGGGACTGTCACATCTTTTTCAGAATTTGTCTCAAACACTCAGAGGATGTCATCCATGCGGAGCCACCATGCACTTTTGGAACAGGACACACCAACGTCATCCGCGCAGATCAGACCTCAATTTCCAGCAGCGCTCCTATTAGAATACCGTTCCATTTTAAGTGGCCG GGAACATTTTCGCTGATCATTGAAGCATGGAACGCAGAAATCCCTACAGAATACACAG ACAACCAAAACAACCTGGTCAGTCGCTTGGCTaccagaagaagactggccatAGGCGAGGACTGGTCTCAAGACGTCCACTTCGGAGAGCAGAGCGAGCTGCGCTACTCCTATCACGCATTCTGTGACGAGTACTACTTTGGCGACAGCTGCGCGGAATACTGCAGACCCCGCGACGACACTCTGGGCCACTACACCTGTGACGTGGAGGGGAACAAACAATGTCTGGAGGGCTGGAAGGGCAACTACTGTTCTGATC ccatcTGTTCGGCAGACTGCAGCGCGAGGCATGGCTACTGCGAGGCCCCTGGGGACTGCAAGTGCAGAATGGGTTGGCAGGGGCCCTCGTGCAACGAGTGTGTGCGCTACCCGGGCTGCCTCCATGGCACCTGCGTCCAGCCATGGCAGTGTGACTGCAAGGAGGGCTGGGGCGGCCTCTTCTGCGACCAGGACCTCAACTACTGCACCAACCATCGGCCATGTGCCAACGGTGCCACCTGTACCAACACAGGCCAGGGCAGCTACACCTGTATCTGCCGCCCGGGCTACGGTGGCACCAACTGTGAGCTGGAGACCAACGAGTGCGACAGCAACCCCTGCAAGAACGGAGGCAGCTGCAAT GACCTGGAGAACGACTACTCGTGCACCTGCCCCCAGGGCTTCTATGGGAAGAACTGTGAGATCATCGCCATGACATGTGCCGATGGGCCCTGTTTCAATGGAGGCACCTGCTTGGAGATGCTGACGGGGGGCTATACTTGCCGTTGCCCTCCCACCTACACTGGCTCCAACTGCGAGAAGAAACTGGACCGCTGCAGCAACAGCCCCTGTCTGAATG GTGGTGAGTGTCTAGACCTGGGTCAAAGCGTGCTGTGCCGCTGCCACTCTGGCTTTACCGGTGCCAACTGCCAGTTCAACATCGACGACTGTGCTTCAGCGCCTTGCCAGAACGCTGGCACCTGCCAGGACGGTGTGGACGACTACACCTGCTCATGCACACTGGGCTACGCCGGCAAGAACTGTAGCCTGCGCTCAGATGCCTGCGGCCGTGGTGCCAGCGCCCAGCCCTGCCAGAATGGCGGCACCTGCTTCACCCACTTCACGGGGCCCGTGTGCCAGTGCCCGCCTGGTTTCATGGGACCCAGCTGCGAGTTCACGCTGCAGCCCAGCTTCCATCCTGCCCCCCGACTGACCAATAAACCTTCCTCCACCGCCCTCACAGCCTCCTGCGTCCTTGCGTTACTCGCCCTTGGCCTGGCGACGGGCATTGTGATGCTGCGGCGGCGCCGGCTGAGtggcaggaagcagctgaacgaCACGGCGGTGTTCAACGACCTGAAGACGGGGATCAACCGCTTCCCCAGCGAGAGAGAGGCTTTCATGGCGGCTAGTGGCCTGTTCAAGATCAGCAACAGCGATCCGCGCCTCAGCATGGCATCACTTGCATCGCTTAGACCCACAGACGACAGGACGGGCCGGGGACTTGGGGGGGAGCGCCACTCATTCTCCCCTGGACAGGACTACCTCTGGAGGGGGGACAGCGGGGCTGGGCGGAGATGA